The genomic segment ATTGGTCGAGTCCCTGATAGTCCATTCGTGCTGATAGGTACCTTTATACCAGAAAGTATCTTCTGGCACACTTTCAAGTTTCCATTTACCGCAATCACCCTCGATGAGTTTACGTTCTGCATAAGCTTTACGCTTTACTCTGACAGAATACCCACGAGAAGTTACAGCATTTCTCGGACACGCTTTGTCTCTGGCTGTGATAGTGAAAAGATACGGAGCCTCCCGACCATCCCCAACTTTGGTTTGCCAACATATTTCAACTTCCCTGACGGCAGTTAATACACCATTTTGGAAAGTAAAATAGGGTGTCCCGACTTTAAAAGAAGCACCGGGCAATCCATTATTCCATGATAAATCAATGGTGTCTTTCCAGGGTTGAGAACCACTACTCCCGGAGAATTCTTCATCTTCAGCGGTGAATTGCATGCAAATCTTATCTCCTTCACATACAGATTGACTCTGCATGTCATTCAAAAACGGAGGGTTGTTATTGCTGCAATTTACTACCCTGATTTGCATGTCGCGTTTGGTGTATCCGATATACAACCACTTTGAAGCGGTCGAATCTAAACGGAATTGTTCCATCTTGATACAAAGGATTCCTGATTCATCGCAATCAATAGGGCGAAAAGAAAGGTCACCTGTTTCAGGGTCAAAACAAATACCTTCTGTGGGTCTATTGGTATTGCCTACTCTACAATTGCAAGGTGCTGTTTTTTTACAAAAACCTGTCATTGGCCATGTAGTAGGATTAAACGGAGAGTTGTATTTTACGCTAACTCCTACTTGTTGTTGACACATAACAAGTGAAAAAGCTATAGAGTCACCATCTGCATCAATAACTCCATTGTTAAAGTAAAATTCTTGGTTACAACAAATAAAGCTGATTGGAGGGTTTTTTAATGAAGGACTGTCATCACATCCATTCTTGATTGAATTATCAATATTGCAAATGTCAATTTCTGCATCAGTTGTAAAGTCGTTCCAAGAACCACCGGTTGTAATATAATCACTCCTGCAACATTCGTTGAAAACAAATCTGAACCTACAACAACCGGCATCGCGCATTGTCTTTAATGTGCCTGAATTAAAATCTACTATTCCTGTAAATATATGTTCTTCTGTACCCTTGCCTGTGTATGCAGTATTAGGGGGCGAACAAGGACCTTTTACATCAGCACAATTAGGTGTTACATCTCTAATGGAAACTCCGTTTAGATTGAAAGAAGCAGTTCCGCTGCCACCTTTTGAACACTCAATTCTGATTGTTTTAGAACCGGATACTGAAATACCCATACAGTCCCTATAAAAGACTAATGAAACTTCATACTTATAATTACCTACACATTTCCACACCAAATCAGAGCCCATTACGTGGTCTGCTTTTGACCGCTGAAAAGTTAGGAGTGTAATGATGAGGGTGAGTCCCAAAAAGACTATCCTCTTAGTGATCAAGCGATGAAGGTGATAAATGATATTCATTAATTTGTTGGACTTGCAATCTCTATAAATAGACAACACATAGCCTGTCAATGTTGCCTTACAAACTAAAGTTATTTTCCTTGAAGTGCGTTGGTTTCTTTTGACTTTTTGTCGAATGTCTAAGTTTTATGGAAGTTCAAACAACTCATAAAAACAAAATTTTTAAATAAATATCGCTAATATTTGATTGATATAGTGCCACTTTGCACTTCACTTTACTTAAAATTGTTCCAGAGTTGTGCTTGCGGATAGGGTGCTCGTACTTTTACAACTTCTTCTTTTGTAGGATGGCTAAATTCAATAGAACGTGCATGCAGACATATTGATTTGTCAGGATTGGGTTTCTTTGCACCGTATTTTAAATCTCCGATGATGTAATTTCCATTCTTAAAAAGTTGTGCTCGGATTTGATGAAATCTCCCTGTTTCGAGTCTTATTTCTAACAAACTGTAAGTGTTAATATGACCTAAGAGTTTATAATGCAGAATAGCTGGTTTTGTGTTGCCCTTAGGAACATTACTTAAAATGGCTATATGTTTTACCCCATCTTTCCGATGATGGTGAGAGAGCGTGCCTTCTTCGCCATTGGGTATGCCATTGACAATAGCATGGTATATTTTTTTGATTTGCCTTTCCTTAAACATGACAGTAAGCCGGGTCAATGCCTTGCTTGTTTTTGCTAATACTACGATACCTGATACAGGTCTATCCAGTCTGTGGACTAATCCCAGAAAGACATTGCCGGGTTTTGAATCACGTTCTTTTATAAACTCTTTTACAATATCTAAGAGACATTCATCACCGGTTTTATCTGATTGAACAGGAACGCCTGAAGGCTTATTGAAAACAATAAGATGATTATCCTCATACAAGATTCGTTTCTTTATTTCTTTGAATTCCATAGGTTAAATAATGTTTACCTCCGGATGAATCTCTATTCCAAATTTGTCTTTTACGGACTGTTTAATTTGTAAGGCAAGAGCATAAATTTCATTGCCGTTTGCGCCTCCATAGTTAACCAGAACCAAAGGTTGGCGAATATGACTACCACAATTTCCAACTCTTTTTCCTTTCCATCCACATTGCTCAATTAGCCAAGCAGCAGGAACTTTAACGAGTTCGTCTTCAACCGGAAACCCTTTGATATCAGGATATTTGCTTTGAAGTTCGTTGAAATGCTGTTGGGTTATATAAGGATTTTTAAAAAAACTACCGGAATTTCCTAACTCACTAGGATTGGGAAGTTTTGATTTTCTAATGGTTATTACAGCATCACTGACTGCTTTTGTAGTGAGATTGTTTTGATTTACTCCCATTTCAGCTAAAACTTGCTGTATGTCCCCGTATTGTGTATTGAAATGAGGTTGCTTGTTAAGTTTAAGAGTTACTGAATAAATGAAGTATTGGTTTTTATGTGTGTTCTTAAAAATGCTTTCTCTATATCCGAATTTACATTGTTCTTTATTAAAATTCTCAATCTTTCCTGTTGCCAATTCAATCGCCTCAAGAGATTCAAACACATCTTTTAGTTCAACGCCATAAGCACCAATGTTTTGCATAGGAGCCGCACCAATCGTGCCTGGAATTAATGACATGTTTTCTATTCCTGACCAACCTTGTGTAATTGTCCAGAGTACTGATTCATGCCAGACTTCTCCTGATAAAAATTTCACCCATACATGTTCGTTGTCTTCATGTATGATTTCCTTTCCTTTTATCCGGTTAATTATGACTAATCCTAGAAAGTCTTTTGTAAACAAAACATTGCTCCCTCCACCCAGTATTAGTTTGGGTTGTTCTTGGAATGCAGGATTTTGCCATGCTGATAGAAATTCTTCTTTAGTTGAAACCTTTGTCAATGCCTTTGTGGTTACATCTATACCAAATGTTTGATAGGATTTCAGAGAAGCATTGAGTTCGGTTTTCATGTTAGCAAAGATGTATGTTATTTGTGTTTTTTTAATGATGAGTCGCGTTGTAATTGTTCAATTGCTTTGGCAATTCTTCGCATTCGGGTTTCTTGCTTTTTTGCACTTTCAATCCATTCTAAATATGCTGATTTATGAGAAGGCGGCAACATTTCAAAAAAGGCATTTGCTTCAGGTGAGAGTTGTAATTGCTCGTTTAAATCAGAAGGAATATTGATTGAATTCATTTTTGAATAATGTTACAGCTTTTAATAAACATTGCTGTTATATTACATTTAACCAAAACGATGTTCTGTTTTATACAGATCTTCTTTGCTAAGTGTCTTAAAATATTCAAATGTGCGTTTTAACCCTTCAGAACGGTGAATAGTAGGTTCCCAATTGAGTAGTTTCTTAGCTAATGTTATATCGGGTCTTCGTTGTTTAGGGTCATTTTCAGGGAGCGGTTTGTACACTATTTTGTTTTGTGCTCCTGTTAATGCAATAATTTCTTGAGCAAAATCATTAATCGTAATCTCATCAGGATTGCCAATGTTGACAGGAGAAGCGTAGTTACTCATTAAGAGTCTGTATATGCCTTCTACCAAGTCGCTAACATAACAGAAAGAGCGAGTCTGAGTGCCATCCCCAAAAGCAGTTAAATCTTCGCCTCTTAATGCTTGTCCGATAAAGGCGGGCAATACTCTGCCATCATTAAGCCTCATCCTTGGACCATAAGTGTTAAAAATACGGACAATACGTGTTTCAACTCCATGAAAAGTATGATATGCCATAGTGATTGCTTCTTGAAATCTCTTTGCTTCATCATACACTCCTCTTGGACCAACGGGATTAACATTTCCATAATAGTCTTCAGTCTGAGGATGTACCATCGGGTCGCCATATACTTCAGAAGTAGAGGCAACCAGAATACGTGCATTCTTTGCTTTTGCTAATCCAACAAGATTATGAGTGCCTAATGAGCCTACCTTAAGCGTCTGAATAGGAATTTTTAAATAGTCTATTGGACTTGCAGGTGAGGCAAAATGCAATATGTAATGAAGTTCTCCGGGCACATAAACGAATTTTGACACGTCATGATGATAGAATTCAAAGTTGGGTAATTTGAACAGATGTTCAATATTGCGTAAGTCGCCTGTAATTAAATTGTCCATGCCAATGACATGATAGTCTTCTTGGATAAAACGATCGCACAGATGTGAACCCAAAAAGCCGGCAGCTCCGGTGATTAATACTCTTTTACGATTCATTTTGATGCTTGATTTTTTGATACAACTTCGCGTCTTCCAATGGAGTAGTAGCTAAATCCAAGTTCTTCCATTTTGTCAACATCAAACACATTGCGACCATCAAAAATAAGATGTCTGTTGAGTGAGGACTTAATTTTGTCAAAATCAGGATTCCTAAATTCTGACCATTCCGTTGCAATTACTAACACATCTGCATTTGTCAATGCTTCATACATGTTAGATGCAAATTTTATTTTGTCTCCTGCAATGCGTTGTACATTAGCCATAGCTTCAGGATCAAAAGCAGCAACTTGTGCATTGCGCTGTAAGAATTGCTCAATTAATACTAAAGCAGGAGCTTCGCGTATGTCGTCAGTATTGGGTTTGAATGCAAGACCCCAGAGTGCTATTTTGAGTCCTGACCAATCACGTCCAAGAACTGCATCCATTTTGGGTAATAAAATCTTTTTCTGTATTGCATTTACTTCTTCAACTGCATTTAAAATTTTGAAGTCATAATGAATCTCTTTGGAAGATTTAATAAGTGCTTTTACGTCTTTTGGGAAGCAGCTGCCGCCATAGCCTATACCGGGGAATAAGAAACGTTTCCCGATACGACTGTCAGAGCCCATTCCTATACGAACCATATCAACATCCGCTCCCAGTAAGTCGCACAGTCGGGAAATTTCATTCATAAAAGAAATTTTTGTAGCTAAAAAGGAATTGGCTGCATATTTGGTGAGCTCTGCAGATTTTTCATCCATATAAATAATGGGGTTTCCTTGTCTTACAAATGGAGCATAAAGCTCTCCCATAACTTTTCGTGCCCGTTCGCTGCTAACGCCAATCACCACACGATCCGGTTTCATAAAGTCATCTACCGCCACTCCTTCGCGCAGAAACTCGGGATTACTTACTATGTCAAATTCAACTTTTGCGTTCTTAGCAACAGCAGCCCTTACTTTTTCGGCAGTGCCAACAGGAACAGTACTTTTATCAACGATGACTTTGTAATTGGTGATTATTTTTCCTAATTGTTCTGCAACTCCCAGAACGTATGAGAGGTCTGCAGAACCGTCTTCGCCAGGAGGTGTTGGCAATGCAAGGAAAATTACTTCTGCTTTGTTTATTGCATAACCTAAGTCTGTGGTAAAATGGAGACGACCATCTTTTAAGTTTCGTTGAAATAATAACTCCAATCCGGGTTCATAAATGGTAATCTTGCCATTTTTAAGACTGGTAACTTTATTTTCATCAATATCTACACATATTACATTGTTGCCTGATTCTGCAAAACAGGTGCCTGAAACAAGCCCAACGTATCCTGTACCTACTACTGCTATTTCCATTCGAGTTGAATTTTAGCCTGCAAAAGTAACTTTGTCAGAATGATTATACAAATGATGATTTGTTGCTTTTTGAATGGTTGAAAAGTTTATTATTTTTTTATCCGAATTATTTTGCGTTTTGTGGAAGAAATTTATTTTTGCAATGATAATTTAGAGTGGTTCTGTTTCAATCTTGTTCTTGTTTTCAGTGAGCATATCTTCAAAAATACGCAGAATGTCTTATTGTGAAACAAGCCGGATGATTGCACTTTTGCCACTTTAAACTAAAAAACCAATTTATAAATATAAAATGAAAAAGAAACTATTAATGCTTGTATTTGCTTTTATTGCAATGTCAACCGCTGTGAAAGCTCAAGTAACTTTTACTTGTTACTATCGTGAGTATTGCGACTGGAACTCTTATTCCTCAAAATTCGAGAATTGTAAGGGCTATGAGGAATCTTCGATGTTTGTGATGAACGAAAAAGAAACGATGTTTACACACACTATCGAGAGTATGAAATCTACTTATTACGTGGATAGTAAAGAGTATGACTCTAAAAATGATGTTTATACCTATGAAGTAACCAGCGATGTAGGTAATAAATATTATTATGTTTTTGACCCAAAGAACAAAGAAATTAGAGCTTTGTATGTAAAGGACGGTGAAACTGTGATGATCCGTTTTTATGTTAAAGCAATGTTCTAATCTAATTAGCAACAAAATATTTTGAAAAGACAGCATGTGTACTCATGCTGTCTTTTTTTATGTTCTCTCATTGATTCCGTATGATGTATTTTGATGTTTATTTGCAACAGTAGATTTTCAATTATTAGCACTTGAAACAACTTGTTGTACATACTAAATTCATTGCTCCAAGGCTACATTATATTGTTGTGCAGTTGTTTGAAAAATGGTATGGACTTAAAGTTGATTTTATTGAGAGCCAAAACATAGCCCCTGATGAATATGCGCTCTATAATCATGAAGGGTTACTGCTGTGCAGCAATAAAAGTAAAATACTATTTTCAACTGAAATTCAACATCATGTTGAATTTGACTGGACAAGAATCAGAAAATTTGACTTTAATGTGGATTGGTTAGGTGCTGCTTTTTTTCTGCTCTCTCGAATGGAAGAATATTATACCCCTAAAGATGCTCACGGACGTTTTCGATATAATAACAGTGTTGCATTTCAAGAAGGATTCCTTCGAGAACCGTTAGTAGATAAAGTGGTATTCCAATTTGTTAAACAATATTTTCCTGAGAAAATTTCTTATTTCAATAAACTTCAGATTATCCCAACGCTTGATATTGATATGACACATGCATTCTTAGGTCGAAATGTTTTCAGGCAATGTGGTGCGATTGTGAAAGATTGGCTTAATGGAACGGTCAAAGAGAGAATGAATGTTTTACAAGAAAAGGAGGAAGATCCCTACAATAATTTTGATTATCAACTTGAGGTATTAGAACGTAACCGATTGCAAGCACAGTATTTTTTTCAAGTGGGCAGATATGGTAAATTTGATAAAAATATTTCTCCTTCCCATCCTCTCTTTATAGAAGTGCTCAACCGGGTTAAGGACTGTAAAATCGGGCTGCATCCTTCTTATAATACTATGATAACCCCGAAGCTTTTGGCACAAGAGAAAGCAATTTTGGAAAAACTTATTCCGCATCCGGTAACTGTTTCACGTCAACATTTTTTAAGATTCTCTTTGCCGGACACTTATCGTTCATTGATAAATATAGGCATAAAAGAGGAGCACAGTATGGGCTTTTCAGAAATAACCGGATTTAGAGCAGGAACAAGCAGGTCTTTTTTATGGTTTGATTTAGGAAGCAATAGTGTAAGCAATTTGTTGATTCAACCTTTTGCAGTGATGGACGTTGCGTTGGAGTATTTTCAGCATTATTCGGTTGAACAAGCCATACTTGAGATTAGAACAATCAAGGAAGAATTGCGAATACTCAATGGTACATTTGCTTTCTGTTTTCATAATGAGTCTTTGAGTGAACGCAATCAGTGGAAAGGGTGGCGAGTCGTTTTTGAAGAGGCATGTAAGCAAAATAAATGAAAATTCGCTTTATCAAATATCGCAAAATTGACCGTGTGAAATGGGATGCACTCATCAGACAAAGTCCTCAGGCTTTGTTTTATGGTCTCAGTATTGTGTATGATAC from the Bacteroidia bacterium genome contains:
- a CDS encoding RluA family pseudouridine synthase; this encodes MEFKEIKKRILYEDNHLIVFNKPSGVPVQSDKTGDECLLDIVKEFIKERDSKPGNVFLGLVHRLDRPVSGIVVLAKTSKALTRLTVMFKERQIKKIYHAIVNGIPNGEEGTLSHHHRKDGVKHIAILSNVPKGNTKPAILHYKLLGHINTYSLLEIRLETGRFHQIRAQLFKNGNYIIGDLKYGAKKPNPDKSICLHARSIEFSHPTKEEVVKVRAPYPQAQLWNNFK
- the murB gene encoding UDP-N-acetylmuramate dehydrogenase, which gives rise to MKTELNASLKSYQTFGIDVTTKALTKVSTKEEFLSAWQNPAFQEQPKLILGGGSNVLFTKDFLGLVIINRIKGKEIIHEDNEHVWVKFLSGEVWHESVLWTITQGWSGIENMSLIPGTIGAAPMQNIGAYGVELKDVFESLEAIELATGKIENFNKEQCKFGYRESIFKNTHKNQYFIYSVTLKLNKQPHFNTQYGDIQQVLAEMGVNQNNLTTKAVSDAVITIRKSKLPNPSELGNSGSFFKNPYITQQHFNELQSKYPDIKGFPVEDELVKVPAAWLIEQCGWKGKRVGNCGSHIRQPLVLVNYGGANGNEIYALALQIKQSVKDKFGIEIHPEVNII
- a CDS encoding YdeI/OmpD-associated family protein → MNSINIPSDLNEQLQLSPEANAFFEMLPPSHKSAYLEWIESAKKQETRMRRIAKAIEQLQRDSSLKKHK
- a CDS encoding SDR family oxidoreductase, with amino-acid sequence MNRKRVLITGAAGFLGSHLCDRFIQEDYHVIGMDNLITGDLRNIEHLFKLPNFEFYHHDVSKFVYVPGELHYILHFASPASPIDYLKIPIQTLKVGSLGTHNLVGLAKAKNARILVASTSEVYGDPMVHPQTEDYYGNVNPVGPRGVYDEAKRFQEAITMAYHTFHGVETRIVRIFNTYGPRMRLNDGRVLPAFIGQALRGEDLTAFGDGTQTRSFCYVSDLVEGIYRLLMSNYASPVNIGNPDEITINDFAQEIIALTGAQNKIVYKPLPENDPKQRRPDITLAKKLLNWEPTIHRSEGLKRTFEYFKTLSKEDLYKTEHRFG
- a CDS encoding UDP-glucose/GDP-mannose dehydrogenase family protein; amino-acid sequence: MEIAVVGTGYVGLVSGTCFAESGNNVICVDIDENKVTSLKNGKITIYEPGLELLFQRNLKDGRLHFTTDLGYAINKAEVIFLALPTPPGEDGSADLSYVLGVAEQLGKIITNYKVIVDKSTVPVGTAEKVRAAVAKNAKVEFDIVSNPEFLREGVAVDDFMKPDRVVIGVSSERARKVMGELYAPFVRQGNPIIYMDEKSAELTKYAANSFLATKISFMNEISRLCDLLGADVDMVRIGMGSDSRIGKRFLFPGIGYGGSCFPKDVKALIKSSKEIHYDFKILNAVEEVNAIQKKILLPKMDAVLGRDWSGLKIALWGLAFKPNTDDIREAPALVLIEQFLQRNAQVAAFDPEAMANVQRIAGDKIKFASNMYEALTNADVLVIATEWSEFRNPDFDKIKSSLNRHLIFDGRNVFDVDKMEELGFSYYSIGRREVVSKNQASK
- a CDS encoding polysaccharide deacetylase family protein, whose protein sequence is MKQLVVHTKFIAPRLHYIVVQLFEKWYGLKVDFIESQNIAPDEYALYNHEGLLLCSNKSKILFSTEIQHHVEFDWTRIRKFDFNVDWLGAAFFLLSRMEEYYTPKDAHGRFRYNNSVAFQEGFLREPLVDKVVFQFVKQYFPEKISYFNKLQIIPTLDIDMTHAFLGRNVFRQCGAIVKDWLNGTVKERMNVLQEKEEDPYNNFDYQLEVLERNRLQAQYFFQVGRYGKFDKNISPSHPLFIEVLNRVKDCKIGLHPSYNTMITPKLLAQEKAILEKLIPHPVTVSRQHFLRFSLPDTYRSLINIGIKEEHSMGFSEITGFRAGTSRSFLWFDLGSNSVSNLLIQPFAVMDVALEYFQHYSVEQAILEIRTIKEELRILNGTFAFCFHNESLSERNQWKGWRVVFEEACKQNK